Below is a genomic region from Castanea sativa cultivar Marrone di Chiusa Pesio chromosome 2, ASM4071231v1.
ACTCAAAGGCCGGCCCATCTGCTGCTTTGCCAGAAAAGGTTAAGTCCGAGATATTAGATGACCTGAATGCAGCTGAAGGGTCCTTGTAAGACATgagccattttttattttggccagaTGAATATGTAGTAAACAAGAACTGAAGGGTATCCAATATACTACTCTTAAAGTTTTTGTGTATTTATTTGTTCAAGCAAAATTATGCGCATTTGCTATAGTTGGTACTTCGACAGAACTTGTATGTGCTGCCTGCCAGGAATTCTtacaaattttctttgttttttcaatatattatttgGAAGCAGCAAAAACATGTCACTGTAGACATAATGACCATGGAAGGAAAGGAAGAGTTCAAGAACAAGTTAGATTGAGAAAGATAGCTGAAGTCTTTGTTATTTACTCTTCTTGGTCACCGGAATAGGGGTTAAAATGGTGACCTCTATAAGGGAACGGTGCCCTCAAACTTTATATTTAACCCAAGCATATCTTCAAAGGTGACTAATTCCAAATTTCAATAAACCTGTAAGCTCTTGCTGCTAAGTTAAGCCTCTAGGTCTCTCAGGCTTTGATTTGCAGCACATAAAGAAAATTTCCATAGTCACCCAAAGGGGCCCAATAGGGTGATAAATTAATCAAGCCCATGGTCCCAGAGGGACAACCAACAGGGATAAGAAATAAACTCATGCCAAATACCACATCCAACATTCAGGGCAGTACAAACGTCACCAAATTACCTATTAACTGCAAAACGGGGAGGTTAGTCATAAAATCCAGAAATGATCGTATAAAAGTTATGAGTTCtctaaatattgtgaaaaaatgaAATGTACTCAGCTAAAAAATGCTACACAAAACTTAACACAATGGAGCACTAAAACCAACCTTATTTGATTGCACATGGATAAATCTGCAATGAGTTCATTGATTGACAGATCTCAAAAACAAATGGATAAATCAGAGCATGGAAATTTAAAACTGATGATTTATTATTGATCAATAGACTGTGAGGTACAGAACAATTCATACAAGCAACTATCTTCCCTTATAGTTTCTCTGTTTGACACCCATCCCTCCAGTGGTAGCATCCAGATTTGTATTTTGCTTTGTTTCAACATGGTGTAGCTTCGACTGATAATCAACAATACATTACATGTGGGATCATCAACCTGATTATCCCCAAAGCATGCTTGAGGAAAATGAGGATATAGGTTTAACTTAAACCACCTTAAGCCCAACATTATCTACCTCTAGCATCAAGAACGGGACAGCACACCTTTTGAACTGCAACAATCAAATGCATCAAGTATTTAGATTTTGTTTCAcaagacactttttttttaatgtactaGTTTTCAAAGAATTCGTCACATAGAAGCAAGCACATACTAATAATAAGCCCATGCGATGCATGGGTTAATTAAAATTCACATGAaaagtaaaaatgaaataaaacagTTATATAACAGCATTATTTTTAATGTACTAGTTTCTCATTTCCAAAACATCTTGGGACAGATCAGATCTTGCAATGTAAACAGCAATTTTCAGTTTGAGAGAGTCCTTACTGAGGATCAGTAGCTAGGATTAATTCGACAGGTCACGGCGGATGAAATCGAGAAGATTGTGCTGAGTTTTAACCCAGAGAAAGCCCCGGGTCTGGGTGGATTCAATGCCCACTTTTTCAGGTCTGTTGGGGAATCATCAAACATGATGTGTGCAAGGCTGTATCGAACTTCTTTCGAAGTGGAAAGCTGTTAAAACAGGTCAACTCCACTTTCCTTGAGCTGATCCCTAAGGTGGATAACCCGGAGGTCTTTGAGGAGTTCAGACCTATTTCATTGTGCAACATGCTCGTAAAGAAAATCTCGAAAATTTTTTGGCATCGGCTTAGGGAAGTGCTTGATGAGTTGGTGGGTCCCCATCAGTCGGCTTTCATTAAAGGCAGAGGAACATCAGTGAAAACATTCTTTTGGCTCATGTGTTGGTAGATGATTAAAATAGTGTAAAGTAAATAACGAAATTTCTTCTAAACTTTTTTCCCCAAACTTTTAGTAACAGAATTTTAATCAAATAGTAATTTAAACTTCTTGGAAATTTGGTAATAAAGTTTCACTTAGTCTTAGAGTAAAATTAACTAAATACTTTTAAAATACTTATAGTACAGTGAAATTTCTTTTGTGAGTCAggataaaaagtttttaagtgtgtaaaataaatgaacaaaagGACTGTCTACTagtacaaggaaaaaaaaaatgagagagagagagagagagaataaacaGTGAGTGTGTGTATTATAAATCATGTGAGAAAATTCCTTATCCTTGTACCACACAATTGGCAGAAAACATGACCATAGAAAAAGATTTGAGGACCACCCTATTCTGAACAAGTTGCTGCAACTAAACCTCAGAATCTCTTACACATAGATACTAAAAGGTCAGAAATTCTACAGAACCCAGCTCAAGAAGTAACAGCCAAAGATGAAATGGACCAAGGAAATGATTTCAAAGCAAGTGGTTAGCTCTAACatcaagaaataaataaaataattcaagtaaatcaagagTAGTTCTATTCTACAATTAGAACCATTTGTCATCTCCATaggttcaattaaaaaaaaaaaatcaaaccttgCAGAAATTACAGGGAACAGAGATGGATTGAATTCATGACTTTCCTCCACCATTTGTTTTAGGAAGAGTAGATGTTATTGGATCCAAAAACCAATGGCAATGATGATGGAAATTTAGATTAAACAGGAAAATAACAAACCTTGGAACAGTCCCACCGCGGCGAGGGTCATATTCTGTTGCTTGTCGAAGAGCTCTTGCAAAAGCTTTGAAGGTTGCTTCAATTATGTGGTgagagtttcttccagcaagCTGGTGCTcaaccaaaatcaaaaaaatctaTTAGAAACTTAACTCTTGagtgaaaaatataaatgtCACTGAATTTCTTTAGAACTCTTGGATGTTGTGTAATTTaggagttgattttttttttcatttatttatttatttttctgggTGGAGTGTCTTTTCATACTTCTTATGCACTTGGGCTTTgcccttttctattttttaataatatgttaatactgaatttttctttttctttttaaaaaggtACTTCagaaactttgaaaaaaaaaattcagtttatTCTAAATAGAAATCATGGACACAACTAAGAAAAACATAGAATATAGGAATTTAAAGAAAGTGCATGAAAatcctcccaaaaaaaaaaaaattcatattcaattgcataaaaaataattggaaGGATACCCAGTTGACCCCAATACAAAGAGCACGAAGATGGCATTATTTTGGTAAACtatgttggaaaaaaaaaacagtagaTTTATATCAACCATGACAAGGTTAAGAAGCTCCCAGTATTATTACCTGCCGGATGTGAAGTGTCATGCCAGAAGTATTCACCAGTGATTGGAAAAAGTGCTCCACCAACTACAAATAAAATTCACGCAATAGCTAAACTATATAAGATTGCAGAATTTCCAAAGGTGCAAACATGTCACATTATGTCAATATCTCAGTAGGAAGTTCCACCACTGTGCTAGAGACAAATAACAATTGGTGACATCAAATTTCTTAATTGTCGGAGTAAACAAATAGGAGTCCTACCTGAGTGTCATATGTTCCAACTCTCTGAGTAGGTATTTGCAAATCATAACCTAAATACGGTCGGCCAGATAAATCCTGAAAAAACAACGTCCTCAAAATAAgccattattttagatttccagagaatataaataaataagcatgGTTAGAGACGACACTGGAAACTAGAGATAGAGTTGATACTTTAATCTGGTGTAAACTTTAATCATTACATGGAAATCAGCACTATAAGCTCAACCCCCAAGGACAAACATAAAGATCAATCACAACATCAGTCAATTTTTTGACACCTAAAACATATTTACATGTTTACTTCATATGAAACAATCAAAAGTTGAACATACCAATGCAACATGTATTAGCGCTTCATCAAGAGGAGCTGAGAAGTCACCAAACCGATTTATTCCTTTCCTATCACCAAGTGCCTGCAAACAAGCCTGCAGGCCAAGCAAAACTAACTTATTATAACACATATACAGAGATATCAACAGGTGGATCTAAATATGAAGCAGTTGAAGCAAAAGCCTTTGGACGTATCCTAAATTAAATTAATCCACCATGTTATATGTTACATTCTCAAGTAAGCATAAGTATATATAATCAAAACTAATTCAAAGAGATATCAGGCTAGATGTAAAACTGGCTAAATGACTCAAATTAGTGAAACAAGTAAAGTTATTTGAATCCCACCAAATACATAAATAGTTTACTTTATATGccaccaatatatatatatatatatatatatatatatatatataaaggggaAGGACTGCAAGGAATTCAGCTTAACACTAGAAAAGCcataggaataacaaaaacataTGATGTAATGTTTTTCAAGTACCGTTCCAATGGCAAGAGCAACATCTTCATTTGTGTGATGATCATCAATGTGGATATCACCAGTGGCCTTAATGTGCACATCAAACAGCCCATGCGAAGCAAGTtgctaacaaaaaaataaataaatacaattaaCAAACAGCAGCACATCAGACTCAAAATCTTACACAATAAAACCACAACACCAAATGAATAAATCTTTAACAAACCCACCAACCCTTGCCCCAATATAAGAATCCATTAAATGCCACAAAATGAAGTCCAGCTACAAAATCATAAAGTTATTTGCTCCATTTCCATATGGGCAATGAAAAATAGTGTCATATTTCCCAacgacaattaaattcaagcatGTCACTTATTGGCCAACACAACCAcattgttgaatttaattaggatGTTAAGGTATAACATTAGCGCATAACCATACCTAACATTGGAAAGGATGCCCTCCCATTCAAATCCAGTCCTAGATGTAAGACATGTTTGgcagcatttaaaaaaattgacagtCTTAAAGAACTTATAGAAACCACAAACAATCAAATAAATGACACACGTCTCACATCTAGCTAAAACAAATGGAGGGAATTATGTTATCACTAAAAGGTTTTCAAAAAACTGAACTTGGAAATTTACAACcctgataataaaataaaaaaagctaaaaacccaaattgaGAAACAGAGCTAAAAATCAAGAAATGATAAATCACAAAAGCTGAAAAAGACTAACATCCAACATGTGATCAAGGAAAGGAATCCCAGTATTATTTTCAGCAACACCTGTACCATCCAAGTTTATTTTCACTGACACATTTGTCTCTTTCGTCACCCTCTTCACCTCTCCAATCCGAGCCactgtgacaaaaaaaaaatcactaaataagaatttctcaatttaagcctcaaaatcaaaacccaatacaaaatatatataatctgatcagatttgtttttcccattACCAGCGCCGATTGGAGAAGCGGTTGCGGTTGCGGTTGCGGTGGAGCCATTGTCTTCAGCTGAAGCAGAACATGAAATGGGTTTCGACATGTTCATTCTCAGTTGCCGGCAGTGATGAACTGGGGAGATTGAGTTTgaagtgagagtgagagagagaggtctgGGAGAAACCCTAACCCTCGGTTTGAGCAGTGggttttgaagaagaagaagaagacgaggATGAGTTGCTGCGAGCTCCATGTTCAGAGTGGCCACTTGGGTATTATTCTGTGTTTttgtcaataaaaataaaatgtcgTACAAGTATACTCAACTGTCGTGTgttcttttttgtctttgtgttttttgttttttttttaaggattgaGGATAAACGGCCTGCCGTTGATGAGATAGTAGGTTTCTTAGACCACACCAAAACCTACTTCTTTGATTTTAATataacatttataaaatattatatatttttccataCTACACGTATagtaaaaaaatactaattttttaaGCCACTACCAAACGCACACCTCATGAGGCAAGAATTTGGATGTTTGATGTGccaaattctaaatatttagtatttggCACACCTAAAGCCAATGCTATTTATGGTGTGATTTTTTTGCCTTATCAAGTATTCATTACATGTAACTACAAACTTGTATGATATCTTTTTTCTCTGCCTGTACGTAGTTATGTGCAGGCGAGTTCAAATTAGGTTGGGTGGAAAAAGTATCTTGTGTATTTATTACATACAACATTTTTCTCACATTGTGTAGATTCCAGCCACCTACAATATATACATAATATGAGAGAGATAATGCATGTAGCGGATACATAAGATATCAAATAACACTTGTTGTTTCGATTCATGAATAAATAAATCTGAGTCTTTTGGTTGGGTTGGGAATTTCGTGGTTGTGAATAAGTTAAATCGGGTCTTTGCATTGCCATTACTCCTTTGTGACCCCAAACCCATTTATCAACgctaatatttttatttgtcacTTAATCTTCAACATTTTAAGAAGATTGCTAGATAGATTTATTCATTATGATTTATAAACTCCTATATAATATAGGAAGAAGATAGTAACCAACTGATTATAGGTACAGGTAcaagtaatatttattttcatagtGTTTTATTATGCTACAGTGAAGTGTAAGGGATATTAGGTCCCGAGACGGAACCCGAGCTCTTCGGGATGAAGAGTTGGGAATACACTTAGGCCAGGAGGCTCCTGGTCAACTATGTGCTACTTGCTTTTTTGCTTAATTTACCACAAATGGGAAGGCGTGTTCTAgtttcctctctcttttatcTCAATGTGCTATAGAATATAGATCGTATAGCATCAATCAATTCAGGATGATTGAAAAATATGCCTTGGGTTCTTTTCGGATGATTGAAAAAACAACCTTCTAAAGATTTTATTCACTTGCACGCAAAACTTTGGATAGAGATGATAATTGAGCTGTGATGGAAAATGATCACTCATTATTTTAGCTAtagggaaaagagaaagaagaaacaagaagaaTTCTTGTGGGAAAGAACACAGCCATATGAATTTCTATAATGGGCTACATCTATAAAAACAACCGGGAATTTGACACACATAGGTATACACCAAAGTCGCAAATAATT
It encodes:
- the LOC142623437 gene encoding imidazoleglycerol-phosphate dehydratase 1, chloroplastic-like, with the translated sequence MELAATHPRLLLLLQNPLLKPRVRVSPRPLSLTLTSNSISPVHHCRQLRMNMSKPISCSASAEDNGSTATATATASPIGAVARIGEVKRVTKETNVSVKINLDGTGVAENNTGIPFLDHMLDQLASHGLFDVHIKATGDIHIDDHHTNEDVALAIGTACLQALGDRKGINRFGDFSAPLDEALIHVALDLSGRPYLGYDLQIPTQRVGTYDTQLVEHFFQSLVNTSGMTLHIRQLAGRNSHHIIEATFKAFARALRQATEYDPRRGGTVPSSKGVLSRS